A genomic region of Streptomyces sp. R33 contains the following coding sequences:
- a CDS encoding alpha/beta fold hydrolase, which yields MSKPPRLTLPSGARAHVLSTARGGFAVHEAGEPVRGTALLVPGFTGSKEDFIGLLEPLADAGYRVVAVDGRGQHESPGPRDESAYALEELALDVLAQAAALGGGPVHLVGHSLGGLIARAAVLRDAAPFASLTLMSSGPAAISQAQQERTRLLVAALEAMREDMAGVWTAMRSFDPEDAVPDAPELAEFLRGRWLATVPEQLIATGRILVSEPDRVDGLRGVDLPKLVLSGEVDYAWPVPLMDDMTHRLGAERVVVRGTEHSPNAEDPQVTAGALAAFWDAHPQV from the coding sequence ATGAGCAAGCCGCCCCGCCTCACGCTGCCGTCCGGTGCCCGCGCGCACGTCCTGTCCACCGCCCGCGGCGGGTTCGCCGTGCACGAGGCCGGCGAGCCGGTCCGCGGCACCGCCCTGCTGGTCCCCGGTTTCACGGGCAGCAAGGAGGACTTCATCGGCCTCCTCGAGCCGCTGGCCGACGCCGGGTACCGGGTGGTCGCGGTCGACGGGCGCGGCCAGCACGAGAGCCCCGGACCGCGCGACGAATCGGCGTACGCGCTGGAGGAGCTGGCGCTGGACGTCCTCGCCCAGGCCGCCGCGCTGGGCGGGGGTCCGGTCCACCTGGTCGGCCACTCGCTGGGCGGGCTGATCGCGCGGGCCGCCGTACTGCGCGACGCGGCGCCCTTCGCCTCCCTCACCCTGATGAGCAGCGGGCCCGCCGCGATCTCGCAGGCGCAGCAGGAGCGCACGAGGCTGCTGGTCGCCGCCCTGGAGGCGATGCGCGAAGACATGGCGGGCGTCTGGACGGCGATGCGGTCGTTCGACCCCGAGGACGCGGTGCCCGACGCCCCCGAGCTCGCGGAGTTCCTGCGCGGGCGGTGGCTGGCCACGGTGCCCGAGCAGCTGATCGCCACGGGCCGGATCCTGGTTTCCGAGCCGGACCGGGTGGACGGACTGCGCGGCGTGGACCTGCCCAAGCTGGTGCTGTCCGGCGAGGTCGACTACGCGTGGCCGGTCCCGCTGATGGACGACATGACACATCGACTGGGCGCCGAGCGGGTTGTCGTACGCGGTACCGAGCACTCCCCCAATGCGGAGGACCCGCAGGTCACAGCAGGTGCGCTGGCCGCTTTCTGGGATGCCCACCCCCAGGTTTAG
- a CDS encoding MarC family protein, which translates to MFDFAVFGSLFLTLFVIMDPPGITPIFLALTSGRPAKVQRRMAWQAVCVAFGVIAVFGVCGQQILDYLHVSVPALMIAGGLLLLLIALDLLTGKTDEPKQTKDVNVALVPLGMPLLAGPGAIVSVILAVQKADGVTGQVSVWLAIIAMHVVLWLTMRYSLVIIRVIKDGGVVLVTRLAGMMLSAIAVQQIINGVLQVVHGA; encoded by the coding sequence GTGTTCGACTTCGCCGTCTTCGGATCCCTATTTCTCACGCTTTTTGTGATTATGGACCCCCCGGGGATCACGCCGATCTTCCTCGCCCTGACCTCCGGCCGCCCCGCCAAGGTGCAGCGCCGCATGGCCTGGCAGGCCGTCTGCGTGGCCTTCGGCGTCATCGCCGTGTTCGGTGTCTGCGGCCAGCAGATCCTGGACTACCTGCACGTCTCCGTCCCCGCGCTGATGATCGCGGGCGGTCTGCTGCTCCTGCTCATCGCGCTCGACCTGCTCACCGGCAAGACCGACGAGCCCAAGCAGACCAAAGACGTGAACGTCGCCCTCGTCCCGCTCGGCATGCCGCTGCTGGCCGGTCCCGGTGCGATCGTGTCCGTCATCCTCGCCGTGCAGAAGGCGGACGGCGTCACCGGCCAGGTCTCGGTCTGGCTGGCGATCATCGCCATGCACGTCGTGCTGTGGCTCACCATGCGCTACTCGCTCGTGATCATCCGTGTCATCAAGGACGGCGGCGTCGTCCTCGTGACACGGCTCGCCGGCATGATGCTCTCCGCGATCGCCGTCCAGCAGATCATCAACGGCGTGCTCCAGGTCGTGCACGGCGCCTGA
- a CDS encoding PHP domain-containing protein, whose product MRIDLHAHSTASDGTDTPAELVRNAAAAGLDVVAITDHDTVGGYAEALAAVPHGLTLVTGMELSCRLDGIGMHMLAYLFDPEEPALARERELVRDDRTPRAHAMIGKLRELGVGVTWEQVSRIAGEGSVGRPHIATALVELGVVPTVSDAFTPDWLADGGRAYAEKHELDPFEAIRLVKAAGGVTVFAHPAAVKRGRCVPESAIAALASAGLDGIEVDHMDHDPDTRARLRALAGDLGLLATGSSDYHGSRKTCRLGEYTTDPEIYGEITRRATGAFPVPGAGGANGA is encoded by the coding sequence GTGCGCATCGATCTGCACGCCCACTCCACGGCCTCCGACGGGACCGACACCCCCGCCGAACTGGTCCGCAATGCGGCCGCCGCCGGGCTGGACGTGGTCGCCATCACCGATCACGACACCGTCGGGGGATACGCCGAAGCCCTCGCCGCGGTGCCGCACGGGCTCACCCTCGTCACCGGCATGGAGCTGTCCTGCCGGCTCGACGGCATCGGGATGCACATGCTCGCGTACCTCTTCGACCCCGAGGAGCCCGCGCTCGCGCGGGAGCGGGAGCTCGTCCGCGACGACCGCACCCCCCGCGCCCACGCCATGATCGGCAAGCTCCGGGAGCTCGGCGTCGGCGTCACCTGGGAGCAGGTGTCCCGGATCGCCGGCGAAGGCTCCGTCGGGCGGCCGCACATCGCCACCGCGCTCGTCGAGCTGGGCGTCGTACCCACCGTGTCCGACGCGTTCACGCCGGACTGGCTCGCCGACGGCGGCCGTGCGTACGCCGAGAAGCACGAGCTGGACCCGTTCGAGGCCATCCGCCTCGTCAAGGCGGCCGGCGGGGTCACCGTCTTCGCGCACCCCGCAGCCGTCAAGCGCGGCCGGTGCGTACCCGAGTCCGCGATAGCCGCGCTCGCGTCCGCAGGCCTGGACGGGATCGAGGTGGACCACATGGACCACGACCCCGACACGCGCGCGCGGCTGCGCGCCCTGGCCGGCGACCTCGGACTCCTCGCGACCGGGTCCAGCGACTACCACGGCAGCCGCAAGACCTGCCGCCTCGGGGAGTACACGACCGACCCCGAGATCTACGGCGAGATCACGCGCCGCGCGACGGGGGCCTTCCCCGTTCCGGGCGCCGGCGGAGCGAACGGCGCGTAA
- a CDS encoding DUF6758 family protein → MRGEPSCPKCGGRVRAPGLFSDSWQCAVHGTVHPLQPVIPPSVEGLGVVVNRAKVPVWMPWPLPVGWLFTGVAAAGDDRSGGRATAVACSGPGPLGGIGELLLVAEELGVGLGARYAGIDGPDPGTYIDVSAPPHAKVVAAGRPTPLWHVKGAPEDRAVFAGEARGLWLWAVVWPEQSGLLMYDELVLTDLRDAGAEVELLPCGALSPRVLGP, encoded by the coding sequence ATGAGGGGCGAACCAAGTTGCCCGAAGTGCGGTGGCCGGGTCAGGGCGCCCGGGCTTTTCTCCGACTCGTGGCAGTGTGCGGTGCATGGCACGGTGCACCCCCTGCAGCCCGTCATCCCACCCAGCGTCGAGGGCCTGGGCGTCGTGGTGAACCGGGCGAAGGTGCCGGTGTGGATGCCGTGGCCGCTGCCGGTGGGGTGGCTGTTCACCGGGGTGGCGGCGGCCGGTGACGACCGCAGCGGGGGCCGCGCGACGGCGGTGGCCTGCTCGGGTCCCGGACCGCTCGGCGGGATCGGGGAGCTGCTGCTGGTCGCCGAGGAGTTGGGGGTCGGCCTCGGCGCGCGGTACGCGGGGATCGACGGGCCCGACCCCGGTACGTACATCGACGTCTCGGCCCCTCCGCACGCCAAGGTCGTCGCGGCGGGCCGCCCGACGCCGCTGTGGCACGTGAAGGGAGCCCCGGAGGACCGGGCCGTGTTCGCCGGCGAGGCGCGCGGGCTGTGGCTGTGGGCCGTGGTCTGGCCGGAGCAGTCGGGTCTGCTGATGTACGACGAACTGGTGCTGACGGACCTGCGGGACGCGGGCGCCGAGGTCGAACTCCTCCCGTGCGGCGCCCTGAGCCCGCGCGTCCTGGGTCCGTAG
- a CDS encoding suppressor of fused domain protein translates to MAEILALVEARLRSALGEPDARAAVTFLGTDRIEVLRFAEGDLVRYATLGMSAHPMADPTVVVADPLRGPRAELVLTVRAGLAPTDKLLRPLAVLGASPQVEGLVVAPGASLDVGGPLWDGAPFTSVLVAEPGGLVEDLELDEPMDPVHFLPLLPMTANEAAWKRVHGAAALQERWLSHGTDLRDPLRTAVALD, encoded by the coding sequence ATGGCAGAAATTCTGGCTCTCGTCGAAGCCCGGCTCCGCAGCGCACTCGGCGAACCCGACGCCCGCGCCGCCGTCACCTTCCTCGGCACCGACCGCATCGAAGTACTCCGCTTCGCCGAGGGCGACCTCGTGCGGTACGCGACCCTCGGCATGTCCGCGCACCCGATGGCCGACCCGACCGTTGTGGTCGCCGACCCGCTGCGCGGACCGCGCGCCGAGCTCGTGCTGACCGTACGGGCGGGCCTGGCGCCCACCGACAAGCTGCTGCGGCCCCTTGCGGTGCTGGGCGCCTCGCCGCAGGTGGAGGGGCTGGTCGTGGCCCCCGGCGCCTCGCTCGACGTCGGCGGCCCGCTGTGGGACGGGGCGCCCTTCACCTCCGTACTCGTCGCGGAGCCGGGCGGACTGGTCGAAGACCTGGAACTCGACGAGCCCATGGACCCGGTGCACTTCCTCCCCCTCCTGCCGATGACGGCGAACGAGGCCGCGTGGAAGCGGGTGCACGGCGCGGCGGCGCTCCAGGAACGCTGGCTGTCGCACGGCACGGATCTGCGGGATCCTCTTCGTACCGCCGTGGCGCTGGACTGA
- a CDS encoding magnesium and cobalt transport protein CorA, which yields MSMLPYLRAAVRPALRRSTPAQPGYDTTRDPSASSAVVDCAVYRDGRRALGSARLTPREAMARVREGGGFAWIGLHEPTEAEFAGIAATFGLHPLAVEDAVHAHQRPKLERYDDTLFTVFKTIHYVDHAELTATSEVVETGEVMCFTGPDFVITVRHGGQGSLKGLRHRLQDDPELLAKGPSSVLHSIADHVVDGYIAVAAAVQDDIDEVESEVFAAPAKGSARGGDAGRIYQLKREVLEFKRAVAPLLRPMELLSERPMRLVDPAIQKYFRDVADHLARVHEQVVGFDELLNSILQANLAQATVAQNEDMRKITSWAAIIAVPTMICGVYGMNFEHMPELRWRYGYPMVMATIVGICFTIHRALRRHGWL from the coding sequence ATGTCGATGCTGCCCTACCTGCGTGCCGCCGTACGTCCGGCCCTGCGCAGGTCCACCCCGGCCCAGCCCGGCTACGACACCACCCGCGACCCGTCCGCGAGCAGCGCGGTCGTCGACTGCGCCGTGTACCGCGACGGCCGACGCGCCCTGGGATCGGCCCGCCTGACGCCGCGTGAGGCCATGGCCCGGGTCCGTGAGGGCGGCGGCTTCGCGTGGATCGGCCTGCACGAGCCGACCGAGGCGGAGTTCGCGGGGATCGCCGCCACGTTCGGGCTGCACCCGCTCGCCGTGGAGGACGCGGTGCACGCGCACCAGCGGCCGAAGCTGGAGCGCTACGACGACACGCTCTTCACCGTCTTCAAGACGATCCACTACGTGGATCACGCCGAACTGACCGCCACCAGCGAGGTGGTGGAGACCGGCGAGGTGATGTGCTTCACCGGCCCGGACTTCGTCATCACGGTCCGGCACGGCGGCCAGGGCTCCCTCAAGGGGCTGCGCCACCGGCTCCAGGACGACCCCGAGCTGCTGGCCAAGGGCCCTTCCTCGGTCCTGCACTCCATCGCCGACCACGTCGTCGACGGGTACATCGCGGTCGCGGCGGCCGTCCAGGACGACATCGACGAGGTGGAGAGCGAGGTCTTCGCCGCACCCGCAAAGGGCAGTGCGCGCGGCGGCGACGCGGGCCGCATCTACCAGCTCAAGCGCGAGGTACTGGAGTTCAAGCGGGCCGTCGCCCCGCTGCTGCGGCCGATGGAGCTGCTGAGCGAGCGCCCGATGCGGCTGGTGGACCCGGCCATCCAGAAGTACTTCCGCGACGTCGCCGACCACCTGGCGCGGGTGCACGAGCAGGTCGTCGGCTTCGACGAGCTGCTGAACTCGATCCTCCAGGCCAACCTGGCCCAGGCGACGGTCGCCCAGAACGAGGACATGCGCAAGATCACCTCCTGGGCGGCGATCATCGCCGTCCCGACGATGATCTGCGGGGTCTACGGGATGAACTTCGAGCACATGCCGGAGCTCCGGTGGCGCTACGGATATCCGATGGTGATGGCGACGATCGTGGGCATCTGCTTCACCATCCACCGCGCCCTGCGCCGCCACGGCTGGCTCTAG